Below is a genomic region from bacterium.
TTCCATGAAAGATGTTAAATCATGCCTTGAAACATATAAGAATAACATATTAGGAACATTGTCAGTTCTTTGGAACGTTAAAAAACATTGTCCAAAAACACATATTTTACATGCTGGTACTATGGGCGTCTATTCTTATGATTTACCTTTTATACCAGAAGGTAATTTTGAAATAGAAATGGATGGCAAAAAATTAATTATCCCATATCCAAAATTAGGCGGAAGTTTCTATCACACTAGCAAAAGCTGCGATGCAATAAATCTTGAATTTGCATCTAAAATTTGGAATTTAAAAATTACAGATGTACATCAGGGAATTATATATGGGATTCATTCTGAGGAAATGAATGACGATAGTTTGTTAACACGTCTTGACGTTGATGAATCCTTCGGCACGGTAGTTCACCGATTTGTAGCCCAAGCTGTTTCGGAGATACCACTCACTTTATATGGTAAGGGGCATCAAAAAAGAGGATTTATACCATTATGTGATGCCGTACAGTGCTTTACTTTACTTTTGGAAAATCCTCCAAAACAAAATAATTATCGTGTTGTCAATCAATTTGAAAATGTATATACTATTACACATATAGCAAACAAAGTTGTTCAAATTGCTAATGAATTTGGAATTAATGCAAAAAAATTAAATATTAAAAACCCAAGAATTGAATTGGAAGATAATTATTGGTATAATCCGATCCATAAGGAATTAAAAAAATTGGGTTATAGACCTTCAACTACATTGGAAAAAGAAATTAGACATTTATTCAGGATTATGATAAAATTTAAACATAGAATTAAAAAAGAAATTTTAATACCAAAAATCAGTTGGAAATGAAGATTTTAGTTTATTTACCAAGAATTTTTAGAATTGGCGGCTCTATTTATGAATTATTGTCTTTTGCAGATTTTTTTAGATCATTAGGTTATGATGTTCATGTTCATTATGATTCTGTATCCAATAGTCAGATAGAAAATATACCGAATCTATTGAAATTCTACAATTTGAAATTTTTGGATGAAGATGATTTTAAATTTGAAATAAACGAGAAAAATTATGATTTAATATTTACTAGAGCTTTTTATGCACATAAATTCAGAATTCCCACGATTGCTTGGTGTATCGTATCTGGATTTCGTATTTCAAATAACGTAATTGAATATTGGGCAAATTGCAACACAACACGAAAGAGACTTCAAGTTGATTCATTAACGATATTTCCGCCACATGATTATTCTATGTTTAGGCCTTTAGATCTAAATACTGAAAGAGACATTGATGTTTTAACTGTCATAAGGACAAATGAATTTAGGGATAAAGGCGGGTTTGATTTTGTAGAAATTCATAAAAAATATCCAAATAGTTTAATGATAACAACAGTTACGAATCAACAAGACTTGGAATTTCTCAAGAACCTTAATATCAAATTTGTTTATAATTTACCTAGAGTGGAAGTTGCCAGATATATGAAAAGAAGTAAAGTTTTTGTCTTGGCTTCTTATAGAGAAAGCTGTCCCTTGGTAATATACGAAGCACTTAATGCAGGATGCATTATAGTAACTAGAAATGTTGGATGTGTAAAGGAACAATTGGGTTCATTAGGATTCATTTGTTCTAATCCGATTGAATGTATTGAGCAGGCTTTATCAATTAAAAATAGAGAAGATTATATCAAACAAGGTATGAAATTTGACGTTGCTAATGTTGGATATAAAATTAAACGAAGATTAGATTATATCAAGGAAAGGCTAAATGAACGATAAAGTAAAAAAACTAAATGAAATATTATGTAATCAAATAATAACCAATTTGAAAGATTTACCGAAAAAATTGATCTTTGCTGGGTTTCCTGTTCCAGAATTGAGCAATGTTGGTGATTATTTAATTGCAGCTGGTCTAATAAAATTGTTTAGAATTCTTAATATCGAATATGTAATTTGCAAATATGGCCGAGACTTGCCCAATTATGATTTGCCAATATTAATTCGAGGTGGTGAATATAGTTCAGCTTCTTTAGGAATGCGAGATGTTTTCAAATGGTTTTTCCAAGCTAAAAATAGAAAGATAATTTTTGCGCCAACGAGCTTTGTAAGAGATTTCGATAAACATTGTGCATTATTTTTTGAATTACCAAAAATAGAATATGTTTGTTTTAGGGAAAAAACAAGTAAGGAATACTTTGAAAAAAATTTGCGTATTAGAATTCCAACAAAGTTAGTACCATGTCCTAGTATTTTATTATATAATGAATTTGAAAATATAATACCCAAAAATAATATATTGATTATTTATCCAAATACTGAAGAAACTCCGTTATTGATTAAAATTTCTTCAATGTTAAGGAAATATATTAAAATTAGATGGTTATGGAATGATAAGGATAAGAAAATTTTGAATAATTTGTCATCAAAAGATGCAATAGAATATGCTAAAGAATTTGCATACAATCGATTGTGTGAAGCCAAACTAGTTATTTCTAATAGAATGCATGGTAGTTTAATACCCGCTATATTAGGAATCAATGTCATATCTTTTAATGGACTTACGCATAAAGTAAAAAGTTTTTATAATACTTACCTAAAAAATTATCCTAATATTAAATTTGTAGAAAACAATAATGATTTGGAAAATCTAAAATGGATATAAAATTAACACAAACATTAATAATGTGTGATTACAATAATCCTGAATTAAGTAAACAATTTTTCCATCGTGCCATAAGAAGTATAATAAAATATCAACCTGCTGACGAAATTTTATTATTAGAAGATTGTAGCTGGAATGTTTTTGAGGAAAGTAAACATTATAGGAACGCTGATGTGAATTGGCCATTTACAATTATTAAACAGAAACCAATAAAATTGAAAGATATAAAATGTAACATTCATAAACATCTCAAGCCTGAGCAAATATTGAGATATTGGCATCATACTAAAGATTTAGTAATAAATTCCGTTTTATATGCAAAATATGACTGGGTTAGGACATTGGATTTGGATGATGAAATTAGGTTTAATATCAAACCAATTATTCAAAGGATAAATTCAAATGAAAAAGTCGCATCTATAATTGGATGCACTCTGATATATGATGAGAGATTGAAGAATACTAGTAAATATCCATATAAAGAATGTTTTCATCTAGGTAGTGGTTCTGCAAACGTTTTTAGAAAGAAAGCAATTGTCAAGGCTGCAAAATTTTGGGAACCTGGGCCTTGGCCAGATTTTGTTCTAATGAAAATAATACAAATACTAGGATTTGAAATTTATAGTTCAAACGAAATATTCTCAATAACATATATAAATAATTGGAACACTCGTTTTAGACATAAACATTTATATGTTCCATGGAAAATAGTTGAAAAAAATATTGAAGAATTTATGAGAAATGAAGGTTTTGATTACAGGCTCTAAAGGTTATATTGGGGCTAATTTGAAACATTTTCTAAAAAACAGGAATGTTCAATTTATAGAATGTGATTTGCCCAATTGCGATATAAGACAATTTGAAAAATATAAATTTGAAAATATAAATGCGATAATTCATTCAGCTGCTATAAGTGGTTTGAAAAATTGTATTATAAATGCATTAGAAGCATATGAAACTAATGTTTTAGCAAGTTATAAGCTAATTGACTTTTGTTTGGAAAAAAGAATCCCATTTATCTTTACTTCTTCACAAGCAGCAAAAGGAACTTCTTACTATGGATATACAAAAGCTTGTGTAGAAGATTATATAATCGATAAATGCAAATTTGGCTTAAAATCATATATATTTAGATTAACTAATGTCTATGGTGGAATTGATTTTTTAAAGAAAAAGAATACTGTAATTAGCAAATTCTTAAAGCAGTATAAAAATAATGAAAAATTAACCATTTATGGCGATGGAAATCAAAAAAGGAATTTTATACATGTGCTGGATGTTTGTGAAATAATATACTTAGCATTAAATTCTAAAGTTCCATGCTGCACTAAGATTGATATTGGATCTGACGATACAATTAGTATAAATGATTTAGCAAAGTTATTTAGTACAGATGTTAATTATACAACTGGATTAGTTGGTAATAAAAATGTAAGTTTGAACTTGGAAGAAATGAATAAATTTTATAAATGCAAATATAAATTAAAAGATTGGTTAAAGGATGAGATTAATAATTAATTTAACATCAGATAATTTTGAAATTAGAAAGGAAACTAGAAATATTTGCTTTGCAATATTGGATCAACGACTTCCCAATAAAAAGGATAGATACGTGTTAAATGTTTTTGGTGGAGACGAGTCGCCAAAGAAAGCTGATTTTCATTACAAAGGTAATTTCACTAAAAGAGAAAATTTAGCACATGCATTCGAATATGCATTAGAAAATTATAATAAAAATGATTTATTTTTAGTTTTAGAAAATGATGTTATAATTTGCTACAATTTCATTGATGTTGTCTTTTATTTTGAAAATTTAAGAAAGGATTCGAATAGCATTATTTCAGGTTTTAGCCACAGAAAGGATACGATTAAAAGTTTTATTAGTTCTAATTTCAAATTACATTTGATGACATTTCCAAATTCATATTATGGTTCTTCTACGTGTTTTTGGTTGAGATTGTGGCAAATTGAACAATTATATGAATTTCAAAAGAAAACATCACCTGTATCGCCTAAAGACGCTCAAGATTTATTAATTAGAAAATGGTTAATGGAAAATAAAATGACTTATTATGTAACGATTCCCAATATAGTATCTCATTTTGGTTATCATTCAACAATTTATTCTAGGACAGTTTTGGGATTAAGAGAAAGTTTTTGTTTTCTTCATGATCCAATGGGATTACAATTTCCAGAAAAATATGGTACTTGACAATTTATAAAAAAGTGATTATCATTGTTTTAAAGGGTTAAAAGGAGGAAAATTATGGAAGAAAAATTAAAAGGGTTGGTTAAAGAAGAGGAAATGACTTTAGATGAATTTTTGGATATTGTAAAGGAACAATATCGAGAAGGTAGCCACATTTCAGTGTTTGTTAGTAATCCTGAATTAGGTACATTTCATTTTGAAAATTTTCCACATGATATAGCGGTTACTTATTTTGATGTCTTAACAGCATTAGCTATTCTTTACAAAGGTGTAGAACGTAATGTTGATTTCCAAGAATTTGCCGAGAAAACAATAAATCATTTAAGTGAATTATTAAATGATTTAATGCCAGTAGAAATTCAATAAGGGGTTTTTTATGGAAAAGTTAATTAGACAAAATAAAATTATATTTGTGGCTAAAGAATCAATTTTTTTGCCTGAAAAGAAAACTACATTGGCAATTGGTT
It encodes:
- a CDS encoding NAD-dependent epimerase/dehydratase family protein, producing MKVLILGIDGFVGWTLALHLANKGHRIAGVDNFNRRKWVRNMQSQSITPILPMEERIKVFFKRFGYKLNFYHVNIINPLLLGDIFSREKPDCIVHFAEQPSAAYSMKDVKSCLETYKNNILGTLSVLWNVKKHCPKTHILHAGTMGVYSYDLPFIPEGNFEIEMDGKKLIIPYPKLGGSFYHTSKSCDAINLEFASKIWNLKITDVHQGIIYGIHSEEMNDDSLLTRLDVDESFGTVVHRFVAQAVSEIPLTLYGKGHQKRGFIPLCDAVQCFTLLLENPPKQNNYRVVNQFENVYTITHIANKVVQIANEFGINAKKLNIKNPRIELEDNYWYNPIHKELKKLGYRPSTTLEKEIRHLFRIMIKFKHRIKKEILIPKISWK
- a CDS encoding glycosyltransferase, coding for MKILVYLPRIFRIGGSIYELLSFADFFRSLGYDVHVHYDSVSNSQIENIPNLLKFYNLKFLDEDDFKFEINEKNYDLIFTRAFYAHKFRIPTIAWCIVSGFRISNNVIEYWANCNTTRKRLQVDSLTIFPPHDYSMFRPLDLNTERDIDVLTVIRTNEFRDKGGFDFVEIHKKYPNSLMITTVTNQQDLEFLKNLNIKFVYNLPRVEVARYMKRSKVFVLASYRESCPLVIYEALNAGCIIVTRNVGCVKEQLGSLGFICSNPIECIEQALSIKNREDYIKQGMKFDVANVGYKIKRRLDYIKERLNER
- a CDS encoding polysaccharide pyruvyl transferase family protein gives rise to the protein MNDKVKKLNEILCNQIITNLKDLPKKLIFAGFPVPELSNVGDYLIAAGLIKLFRILNIEYVICKYGRDLPNYDLPILIRGGEYSSASLGMRDVFKWFFQAKNRKIIFAPTSFVRDFDKHCALFFELPKIEYVCFREKTSKEYFEKNLRIRIPTKLVPCPSILLYNEFENIIPKNNILIIYPNTEETPLLIKISSMLRKYIKIRWLWNDKDKKILNNLSSKDAIEYAKEFAYNRLCEAKLVISNRMHGSLIPAILGINVISFNGLTHKVKSFYNTYLKNYPNIKFVENNNDLENLKWI
- a CDS encoding SDR family oxidoreductase, whose amino-acid sequence is MKVLITGSKGYIGANLKHFLKNRNVQFIECDLPNCDIRQFEKYKFENINAIIHSAAISGLKNCIINALEAYETNVLASYKLIDFCLEKRIPFIFTSSQAAKGTSYYGYTKACVEDYIIDKCKFGLKSYIFRLTNVYGGIDFLKKKNTVISKFLKQYKNNEKLTIYGDGNQKRNFIHVLDVCEIIYLALNSKVPCCTKIDIGSDDTISINDLAKLFSTDVNYTTGLVGNKNVSLNLEEMNKFYKCKYKLKDWLKDEINN